A genomic stretch from Neospora caninum Liverpool complete genome, chromosome III includes:
- a CDS encoding delta-aminolevulinic acid dehydratase, related, with the protein MRYPLDSSRLLLAFVLLFSRLVCLHLPSVSVDAVLHSSSSSFVGPLTMPASVAPSGRPVSPHYAPNQVHASEASFAATTAAPTLPSGVSLASSLSAAAEERGRRAGRKGRSRALGFLASSSPFSHSCTTEQAGQLFSGDAKVSALRIQASTSRVGRELASSLRSQASEPEIRQLAASPIFGAAKTFSSSCPSCSSPSRTSCASHPSALLPDVCSFVSSQRRARGVPGDNRGVGAQRQSRLAGAPGQRLRASAGQPGGAKGQARGMKPKGGMHQEPLRGRLEDDEEEEDDYEEEEDEYDDESEDEYDDDEEYDPMTPRGPLDNNNYGEVWLPIQARPRRNRKNRAVRQLVQENLVKPSSLIYPLFIHDEETSVPIPSMPGQKRLSMADLLKEVGEARSYGIKAFMLFPKVGDDLKTVMAEESYNPDGLMPRALMALKEAYPDVLLLADVALDPYSSVGHDGVMDEESGKIVNDLTVHQLCKQAIALARAGADMVCPSDMMDGRVSAIRESLDMEGCTDTNILAYSCKYASSFYGPFRDALDSHMTGGTDKKTYQMDPSNSREAEREAEADVTEGADMLMVKPGLPYLDILAKIREKTKLPMVAYHVSGEYAMLKAAAEKGYINEKEVVLEVLKSFRRAGADAIATYYAKEAAKWMAEDMKGAQKFTEPCY; encoded by the exons ATGCGGTATCCTCTCGATTCgtcccgtctcctcctcgccttcgtgcttctcttctcgcggctcgtctgtctccatctcccttctgtctccgtcgatGCCGTGCTccactcttcttcctcttcctttgtgGGACCTCTCACCATGCCTGCGTCCGTTGCGCCTTCTGGCcgccccgtctcccctcACTACGCGCCGAACCAGGTACACGCCAGTGAAGCATCTTTCGCCGCGACGACCGCCGCTCCTACCCTGCCTTCTGgtgtctcgctcgcttcctctctcagcgcagcagccgaggagcgaggcaggcgcgcaggaaggaaagggcGTTCGCGAGCCCTAGGCTTCCTagcctcctcgtctccgttttctcacAGCTGCACCACAGAGCAA GCGGGTCAGCTATTCTCCGGAGATGCGAAGGTCAGCGCACTCAGGATCCAGGCCTCGACGTCTCGCGTTGGCCGCGAGTtggcctcttctctgcgttcgcaGGCGTCGGAGCCAGAAATTCGACAGCTCGCTGCATCACCG ATCTTCGGAGCTGCCAAgacgttctcgtcttcctgtccttcgtGTTCGTCCCCTTCTCGTACCTCTTGTGCTTCGCATCCTAGCGCGCTCCTGCCTGACGTCtgttccttcgtttcttcccaaAGAAGGGCGCGAGGGGTCCCTGGGGACAATCGGGGCGTTGGCGCCCAACGCCAGAGCCGGCTGGCCGGTGCGCCTGgccagcgtctccgcgcctctgcggGCCAGCCCGGCGGGGCGAAGGGACAGGCTCGCGGGATGAAACCGAAGGGCGGGATGCACCAAGAGCCTCTGCGGGGACGGTtagaagacgacgaagaggaagaagacgattatgaagaggaagaagatgagtATGATGACGAAAGTGAAGACGAATACGACGACGATGAGGAATATGACCCGATGACGCCGCGTGGGCCTCTCGACAATAACAACTACGGCGAAGTTTGGCTCCCCATTCAAGCGCGCCCTCGACGAAATCGGAAAAACCGGGCTGTCCGCCAGCTCGTCCAGGAGAACCTGGTCAAACCCTCAAGTCTCATCTACCCCCTCTTCATCCACGATGAG GAAACGAGTGTGCCGATTCCGTCGATGCCCGGCCAAAAGCGTCTGAGTATGGCAGATCTTCTGAAGGAggtgggagaggcgcggagctACGGCATCAAGGCCTTCATGCTTTTCCCCAAAGTCGGCGATGATCTCAAGACGGTTATGG CTGAAGAGAGCTACAACCCCGACGGCCTCATGCCTCGCGCCCTCATGGCTCTGAAGGAAGCATATCCAGACGTCCTCCTCCTGGCTGACGTCGCACTGGACCCTTACAGCTCGGTTGGTCACGACGGTGTCATGGACGAAGAAAGCGGGAAGATTGTGAACGATCTAACAGTGCACCAGTTGTGCAAACAG GCGATCGCGTTGGCACGGGCTGGGGCAGATATGGTTTGCCCGAGCGATATGATGGACGGCCGCGTCTCGGCGATTCGCGAATCCCTCGACATGGAaggctgtacagacaccaaCATTCTAGCGTATTCATGCAAATACGCCTCGTCGTTCTACGGCCCTTTCCGTGACGCCTTGGACTCGCACATGACCGGCGGAACGGACAAAAAGACGTATCAGATGGACCCATCTAATTcacgcgaagcagagagggaggcagaagcag ACGTCACGGAAGGCGCGGACATGTTGATGGTGAAGCCAGGCCTGCCGTACCTGGACATTTTGGCAAAGAttcgcgagaaaacgaaactcCCCATGGTTGCGTACCACGTCTCGGGCGAGTACGCCATGCTGAAGGCTGCTGCCGAGAAGGGCTACATcaacgagaaggaagtcgTCCTGGAGGTTCTGAAGAGCTTCCGACGGGCCGGAGCGGACGCGATAGCCACCTACTACGCTAAGGAGGCGGCGAAATGGATGGCAGAGGATATGAAAGGAGCACAAAAGTTCACGGAACCGTGCTACTAA